The stretch of DNA CGAAAGGCTTTCGGTCGTTTGCAATTCCAGCTCCGACTACGAGTTTTGTTTGATCATACCTCGGAATATCCACGATTCCCCCTTGGGGGATTCTGAACATTTCATAAGAATCTTTTTCGCGCTTCGAGATGAGTATATCGAAACGGAGAATTTCCAGGTTTTTATCGGTTTGGAATAATACCTTATCGCCGGTAACGGAATATAGTTTCAGACCTTCCCCTTCTCGATTGAAATTGTATTTATCGGAAGGGATACTCGAAAATCGAATTTCCTGGCGATTGCCGAGTTCTATTTGACTCTCTTCCACTTGCTCCCAATAAATATGAAATATTCCTTCTTCATAATATATTTTTCTCGAAAACCTTCTGAAAATTTCTTTTTCCACCACTTCTTCGAAAGATTCCCCTAAATTAGGTTGTTTGGATGGACCGTCCAAGATTTGTTTCCATCTATTTTTAGAAACGTTTCTTTCGACCATATTTCGCACCGGAAGAGAAAGACCGGGAATCGAAAATTTTAGAATTCGTTCATCGAGCGAATTAAGAATCGAGTTTAAAAAAGGACCGTGGATCAACGGAAGAATTTCTATCGAGAAAATTCTATCCCGTAAAAAGGCCGCGAATTCGGGCTCGTGTGCGAATAAGTTGGAAACGATCGTTTGCTCCTCGGCGGGCGAGCCTGCATATAGAATTTTTACCAATCGAAATAGATAGCTTTTACTCTCGGGGTCGAAATATAGGGTTTCGATTTTTCTTGAAACCTCATTTTCATCCAGTTCAGGATTCACTATATCTCGGAGCGATAAGTAACGAGTGGAGTTCATTCTTGTTCTGTTTTGTCTAAAGAGGTGAAACGTATCCGCAGTCCGTTTGACGCCTATCTGAGTCGCTTGTCCTGGCGCTCTTAGAATGGTAATCGGTGGATTTCCTTTGGTTTTGTACGGATTCGAGTCTATCAAAAATAGATTCCCATCGCTGAGCTCTCTCGCTCCCTTAGGGAACTTTCCGTCCTCTTTCCAAAGCCTTCCGTTTTGGTAAGAAAGGTAGGATGGGCTGCGCATGGGTCGACTTTGGTACGTTCTTCTTGCATAGTCGATTTCGTATAAAAAGGAAGGAATTATAGCGGGTTGAGAATAGAGATACGGTAATTCTTCGATCTCAATTACCGGAAAATCGTAAAAAGGAGAAATTTTCGTTTTAACTCTGGCAACCGAATCGGAGTCACAAAGAAAAAAGTGATAATTTATTCCTTCGACGTGAATCATTTGGCCGCAACGTAAGGCAAGAACGGTTCGGGTAGTGCGAAGGCGGTCAGCGATGTACTATCCGATTTCCCATAGATAACATCCCTGTTAGGTCAATATTCCTCTTCCAATAAGTCCGGATGTAAGACCGATAAGCCGGGAGGTTCGAGATTTCTTTTAGAAAGTTTACCCACGAGCTGGCCCTTAAATCTAGTCCAATCGTACGTTTCCTTAAGTTCGGAAATTTCATCGTCGAAACCATACTGAATGAAATCGACGATTTCTTGTTCCGTTAGCCCGGTAACGAGGGAAGTGTCGGTGACCGTTCTCAGGATTTTACGAACATCCCGTTCATTCCAGGCCAGGATCGTAACCAACCTAGCTGTCCATTCGATATGACTCACAAGGATATTCTGCGGGAATTCTCCAGTATTTCAACCGAGAAATATATTCTTTCGGAAAGTTCTAAAGCTTGCGAATCGCTAAAATACTCATATCGTCCTGAATACGACCACCTCCGTATAGGGCGATTTCTTCGAACAGAGTATCGATTAATTTTCTAAGATTTTCTTTCGGTGCAGTTTCTAAAAACTTGTACAAATTCTCTCCGTAAAAGCTGTTTTTCATTCGGCTTTTCTGCTCAAAGAGACCGTCGGTGAAACTGAATAGGACGTCTCCCGACGCCATCCGAAAACTTTTGGACGGCTTTTCCCTGTTGAGCGGGGGATTCATGACGGTGGAGAGGAAGAATCCATCGGTGTCCAGGATTTCGGTAGAATGATCCTCTTTCCGAAAGAGCACGGAACTAGGATGTATTCCCGATTGTAAAAAATTACCGTCGCAATCGGCCCTCATTAGAAGAAACGTGGCGTAAATACTCCGGTGAATCGTCGGAAAGGTCTTCGTTCTTTCTTCCAGGTGTAGATTAATTTCATGAATCACTTCTTCCGGTTTGGTACATGTATGCACTAGGTGCGACATTTGATTCATCACCATCATACTAAATAGGCCCGCTACATAGCCGTGTCCGGAGGTGTCACCGATTCCGAACCAATAGTTTCCGGATTTATCCTTCAAGAAATTATAGAAATCTCCTCCGATAGGATTATAGGTGAGGCAACGCCCGAGAACTTCATAATGTTCATCCTTGAAGTCCAAAGGAAAAACATAATTTTGCATACGGCTATCGCCGCGTCGGAACCGCTTAATGATTTTTCCGTATTCCTGTTCTTCGGGTAGGATTCTTTCCGTTAAGTATAACGCGAAGGCGACGTAATTTAGAAATAAAGTGAATGCCGCAGCCGCGAGAATCAATACGGGCGGTTGAACAAGAAAATTATAATATGAGAATCCTACGATAAAGCAAGCTAACAGGGAAAAATTTAGAACTAGAATGATCCTCCAGGCTCCCTTAAAATATTGCTTGATCGTATACGCTGTTCTCATTTATTTTTAAAATACGCGTGATTTTGGTATTCCTTTTTGGAATAGTTTCTTCGAGAAATTCGGAAAGCCTCGTCTTCCGCGTAAGGAGTCCGGATTCCTTCTGCGACTCCAAAAGGCTTTTCTTTGTAGCCTGTTTCGTAAAGCATCGGAATTATCGTCTCACTTTCCCTGTCGTAATGATAGAGCATTCTATACTCGGACGATACGTTAGACACTCCAGAGGACTGCAAAGGTTTTCCTCTTTCTCCGGTATTTTCCTCGGTTTCGATGCTGGAAGTCGTCAGAAGCACCCAATTTCCCCTGGTTTCGAACGTTCCTTTTCCATCTATCCGAATACGACGAAATTTATTTCCATCCTCAATCTCTCGTATGTAGGTTTTTCGAAATGTTTTATCCTTTTCTGAAAATTCGATAGATTCCGAATGTTTCTCTATGTAGGTCAAGGACGTCAAAGGGGAAAGACCTGGGAGCCTCTTTGAATATGTTCCTGAAAGTATAACGTCGCTTGCGGTTTGTTTGTCGGAAGGTAGTTCCCGGATCCAGGCCGGTGGAAAGCAAGCTGCAAGTAGAATAAGAACGGGTATACCGGATAGAAATCGGAAGATTTTCATCGTACTTACTCTTCTTTGTCACGAATACATTAAGATTACTCGGTAATTTTCTAAACTACCGTTGCGATCGTATACATACTCGAAAAGGCGCTCTATGAGCGCAAACCGAATATCATTAGAATTGGAAGTAGATAAAGTCTCCGCCCCCGTCCCCGAAGATTCCCATTAAAAGAAGAATTACGAAGGAGAAAACGGGTAAAAGCCAGGTGAACTGGGATCGAATTTTATCCCGAATTGCCGGATAGTACTGTACCGCATTCCATAAAAACGCAAGTAAAATGAAAAATAGTAATTCTTCCCAGCGGGCAATTCGTTTTCCTGATAACAAATTCCCGAAACCGACGAAGTACTCTCCGGTCAATCTCAGGGAATCCTTTCCCATGGCCGCCGATCGAAAGAATATTCCGGAAAGGGAGAAAAGGTGCATCGTGAGGACAACCCTCCAGAAACGATGGAATCCTTTCGGTTCCACGGCTGTCTTGGGGTTCTCCGGGGAAACAAGTCTTTCGATTCCTAAGAGAAGTCCTAAATAAGCTCCCCAAAATAAATATCCGAAATTAGCACCGTGCCAAAGCCCTCCTAAGGTCATGGTCAAGAGGGAGTTCAATTGGGTTCGCCAAACTCCGCCGCGGCTTCCGCCTAACGGAATATATAAATAATCTTTTAACCATGTTGATAATGTAACATGCCATCTTCCCCAAAACTCGCGAAAGGAAGGGGAGAGAAAGGGACCCCGGAAGTTTTCGGGAATATCATAGCCGAGTAAGAAGGCAGAGCCTCGGGCGATATCGGTATATCCGCTGAAATCGCAATAAACCTGGCTCGCGAACGCGAATAGAACCAGATAAAGCGAGCTCGCATTATATTCCGCAGGATGAGCATAAATCGGATTAACGATACCTGAAATATTATCCGCTATCACCACTTTCTTGAATAACCCGGATAGGATTAAGAAAACGCCCCACTTAATTCGATCGAAATCGATCCAGGGCTTGTCCAGTTTAGGAAGAAAATCAGTGGTCCTCATGATCGGACCGGCGATTAATTGGGGAAAGAATAGAATAAATAGAAAATAGTCGAGAGAGCTAATACGCTCGGGCACATGATCTCTATGAATATCCACCTGCAATGCGATCAGTTGGAAAGTGTAAAAGCTGATCGCTAATGGAAGAGGGATATTGATTCCTTTTCCGAAATCGGAAAAAGAATGGCCTCCTCCGACTAAATCCAGCGTGTCCAATACAAAGTAAAAATACTTAAAGAAAGCAAGATTCAAAAAGTTTAATACGATAATCCAAGTCAAAAGCTGCGTCGTCGGTAAGCCTGCGGATTTCTTTTCCCAGAGCTTTAGGGAAAAGAAAAAATTCACGCCGATGACGGTTAGAAAATGAATCGAAAACGCTAGACCGGAATAGAAATAGAAAAGTAAGGAGGATACTAAAAGAAGGTATTTTTTCCATTTTTGTGGAAAGGACCAATATAGTAAAAAAGTTATCGAAAAGAGAGCAAGATAAGGGAGTGAATTAAATAGCATGCTTTAGGCTTTACCGCAATTCCCTCAAGGGGCAAACAGATATAAAAAACGGACCTTACTGACTCCAAATCCGACTCTTTCTAACAGGGTCGGATTCTCCGGAGAAACTCCTTGGATATGATACACCGTCTCGGGCTTTTCCTTAGCGTAGGAATAAAATACGACCCGGGGATTGGTATTTCCGGGACTCATTACGTAACCGGGAAGGCGAGTTGCCGCGGCCACGGCATCTTCAAAGTAGCCGATACTATCTATCAAGCCGTGGCGGATCGCCTGAGGTGCCGTGAAGATTCTTCCGTCGGCTAATTTCTTTAGATCGGATTCCTTCACCTTTGGCCTACCGATTTTAACCACGTCAAAGAAACGGTCGAAAAGATTATCCACGACGCTTTGTAAAAGTTTCCTTTGCTCTGGGGTCAATTCTTCCAGAGGCGAGCCGACGGCTTTATTTTCGCCGGAGCGGATCGACTGATCTTTTATTCCTATTTTATCCAGACCTTCCTTGACGTTGATTCCCTGCATTATGACTCCGATCGAGCCTGTCACCGTGGTTGGATGGGCCATTAGATAATCGCTAGACATGGAAATATAATAGGCTCCGGACGCAGCAGTATCCATAAATAACGCCAGCACCGGAATTCGTTTCTTTTTCTTAAATTCTAGAACTTCCCGGTAGATAATATCGCTGGCAGTAACCGTTCCTCCTGGGGAATTGATTTTTAGGATCACGGCCTTTACGTTACCGTCCTCCATTGCATAATGGAGTTGGAGTTTGACTGCGGCCAGGACCGAATCCTTTTCACCGGACAGGAAAGAGCCTTCTCTCGAATTGTCGGAAATGATTCCTTCGATCGGTATAACGAGAATCTTATCCTTATCTCGACCGGAGACAGTTTTTTCGACCGGGATCAATTGTCGCGGATTCGGAAGAGAGATGCATGTAAAGGAAAAGATCGTGCTAAGAATCAAAGAAATTTTTAAAAGGACTCTAACTGTGGTCATTGCGAACCTCAAGATACCCATTCTGAAAGACAAGACAGTATCATCAATTCCTTTCCAAATCTAGGAACTTCGCAAAAAATAGTAGTAAACCCGTTTTTTTGTTTCCCTATTGCGAGTTTTTCCCAACCTCCTTCCGCGATGCTCGAATTTCGAACAGAGAGTTCTAAGTTTGTCACGGACGGCACACATTGGTTGTCCTGGAATTGGGTCCATCCAAAGACTTCTAAACAGATTGAAATTCTTGCTCCTTGGAAAACGGAGTTGGCCCCCTTCGGCGGGGGAAGCTTTTTGATGTTTCCATGGGTAAATCGCCATGCCTCTTCGGAATTAATGCTAGGCGGAAAGAGAACGGAACTTTCCGGAATTGTAAAGGATCAAAATGGATATTTAATTCACGGTTTCGTTCATTCGTTGCCGAGGAAAGCTTTGAAGGTTCGATCGGACGGAAAAGGTGCCGAATTTCGCATTCTTATACCGGAAAACTGGGAAGAAAGTCCGGCCGCCTCGATTGCGATTCGAGAAGAATACATTTTGCAAGAAGTCAATGTCGGAACCCTGCTGACCGTCCGGACTAAATTTCACAATCTTAAAGGAAATTCCTTTCGCTTCGTGTACGGATATCATCCGTACTTCCGTTTGGAAGGGGAAGAGGAGGACTGGAAAATCGATCTTCATCTAGATAAGAATTTGGAATTGGATGAACATCTGCTTCCGTACAGTCCGATCGTTTCCAACCCCGTCGAGTCCATTACGGACGGCAGAATCCTTGCGTTAGATCATCTTTTTTACGGGAAGGATCCCAGAATCATATTAGAAAATCGCAAGGAAAAATACTCGATTACGGTTCTGAGCCCACCGGGGGAGGAAGGAGACATTCCGCTAAATTATTACCAAATTTACACTCCGGACGATCGAAAATCCATTGCAATCGAACCTTGTAGCGGCCCTGGAAATGCGTTGCTCTCCGGTCAAGGATTAATCGAGCTAAAAGGCTATTCGGAACTGTCGGGAGAGTTTAGGATTATCGTCAAAGCAACGTGATTCTTGCATATATAGGCTTTCTTCTTGACATAGGAGGGGTCATTTTCAGTCTAAGTTAGAGGGAGATTCCGCATCCAAATGAGTAAACCATTAATAGTACAAAGCGACAAGACAATGCTGCTCGAGGTCGATAATCCCGAATTCGAAGTCTGTCAAACGGTCGTTTCCAAATTTGCGGAACTCGAAAAAAGCCCGGAGTATCTGCACACCTATCGGATTTCACCGCTTTCACTCTGGAACGCCGCTTCGATCAAAATGACGGCGGATGAGATCGTCCAGTGTCTAGAGCAATACTCTAGATATTCGGTTCCAAAAAACGTAATCAATGAAATTCGGGAACAGATCGGCCGTTATGGCAAGGTTAAACTGGTTAAAGAAGAAAACGGGGATCTTTGCATCATCTCCAATGAGAAAGGGTTTCTACAGGAAATCTCCAATCATAGAGCCGTTCAACCCTATATAGAGAGTACGATCGCCGACAAAATCTATATTAAAAAAGAGTTTAGAGGCCATATTAAACAGGCTTTGATTAAAATCGGTTTCCCAGTGGAGGATTTAGCCGGTTACGACGAGGGAAACAAGTACGGTTTCAACCTAAAACCGACCACAAAATCCGGAAGAAAATTCGGAATGCGCGACTATCAGCGAGCCTCCGTAGAGGTTTTTCATGCGGGTGGCGGTAACGAGGGCGGTTCGGGAGTTGTCGTGTTGCCCTGCGGCGCCGGTAAGACGATCGTAGGAATCGGAGTCATGCAAATCGTCGGGGCGGAAACGCTGATTCTAGTTACGAACACTCTCTCTATTCGCCAATGGAAGAACGAGATTTTGGATAAAACCGATATTCCCGAATCCGATATAGGCGAGTATTCGGGTGAAGTAAAGGAAATTAAACCGATCACGATCGCGACTTATAATATCCTCACTCATAGAAAGAAGAAGGGCGGCGATTTTACTCACTTTCATTTATTCAGCGCGAATAATTGGGGTTTGATCGTTTATGACGAGGTGCATTTGCTTCCCGCGCCCGTTTTCCGTATGACTTCCGAATTGCAGGCCAAACGCAGGCTTGGATTGACGGCTACTTTAGTCCGGGAAGACGGACTGGAAGAGGATGTGTTCAGCCTCATCGGTCCGAAAAAGTACGACGTTCCTTGGAAGGAACTGGAAAGCAAATCCTGGATCGCAGAAGCGAAATGTCGCGAAATACGCGTTTCCATGGATGACGATTTGAGAATGCGCTATTCCATCGCCGACGACCGTGAAAAATTCCGATTAGCCTCCGAGAATCCGGAAAAAATGAAAGCGATCGATTTGATAATGAAAAAACATTCCGAATCGCATTTGTTGGTGATCGGGCAGTACATCAATCAACTAGAAGAGATCTCGAAGGCGTTTAAGATTCCGCTGATTACGGGTAAAACTCCGCTAGGAGAACGCCAAGAATTGTATGACGCATTCCGGTCGGGGAGAATCAAGTCTCTAGTCGTAAGTAAGGTCGCGAACTTTTCCATCGACTTGCCGGATGCGAATATTGCGATTCAAGTTTCGGGAACGTTCGGATCTCGTCAAGAAGAGGCGCAACGTTTAGGTCGTATCTTAAGACCGAAAGGCGAGGACAACACTGCGGTGTTCTATTCTCTCATTTCGAGAGATACGAACGAAGAAAGATTCGGTCAGAATCGACAGCTCTTTCTTACAGAACAAGGATACGAATACGAAATTTATACGCTCGACCAATTCCGCGAAGCTCAGCAGGAAGAAAAGGTCGGAGCTTAAAACTAGGCGATATTAGGTTCCGGATAGAGACATGCTGCTTGGAATGAAAAGAGAGGAAGAAATGGATTGGAATGCGCGAAGGCTAGATGTAATCGAGCCCTCTCCGACCTTGGCTATTTCCGCTAAAGCGGCGGAATTGAAAAAAAAAGGGGAAGATATCGTAAGTTTCGGAGCTGGGGAACCCGATTTCGAGACCCCGGCTCATATACGCGAAGCCGCTAAGAAAGCCATCGATAAGGGAATGACCCGATATACCGCGGTTTCCGGCACGGTCGAACTCAAAGACGCTATTATTACGAAATTCAAGCGAGACAACGGTTTAGATTATACTAAAAACCAGATTATCGTCGGAACAGGTGGAAAGCAGGTTATCTATAATTTCTTTCTGGCCACGTTAAATGTCGGCGACGAGGTTATCATTCCCGCTCCTTACTGGGTAAGTTATGCAGATATCGTGCGTCTCGCCGAAGGAAATCCGATTATTATTCCTACTAGTAAGGAGCAAGAATTTAGAATCAGTCCTACGCAGTTAGAACAAGCGATTACTCCTAAGACCAAGGTCGTTATTTTGAATTCTCCTTCCAATCCGACCGGATCCGCGTATTCCCGAAAGGAGTTGGAAGCCCTCGGGGAAGTGATTCTTAAACACAAACTTCTCGTGCTGAGCGACGATATTTATGAAAGAATCGTGTTTGACGGGTTCGAGTTTACGAATATCGCGATGTTATCTCCCGAATTGAAAGAGTTAACCTTTGTGGCAAACGGAGTCTCGAAAGCCTATTCTATGACAGGATGGAGAATCGGATACGGAGCCGGCCCGGTTGAAATCGTTCGGAATATGGATACGATCCAGAGCCAATCCACTTCAAATCCTTCTTCCATTTCTCAAGCGGCGGCGGAAGCTGCATTGATAAGCGACCAAAGCTGCGTAGACGAAATGGCAAAGGCTTTTCAAAAACGTAGGGACTTAATTATCGGCCTCCTTCGAGCGATTCCCGGAGTGGAAGTGAATGTTCCGCAAGGAGCGTTTTACGTATTTCCGTATCTAACCAAGGTTTACGAAACTCAAGGATTCAAAAAGCTGCTATCCTCCTCCGAAGAAGAGAGCAAGAGTAAGGTTTTTTGCGCGTTGTTACTGGAAAAATACAAGGTCGCCGCAGTGCCGGGGATAGCGTTCGGAGACGATAATGCAGTAAGACTTTCTTACGCAATGGGAGAAGAGGATATTAAAAAAGGAATCTCCCGCATCGCCGAAATGGTGAGGGACTTATCCCAATAAGTAACATGCGACGATTCTTCGGAATTGTTTCAGTCCTGATCGGGCTTCTTTCCTTTCCGGTTTTAGGAGAGGCGAGGGGAGAATTCATCGTATTAGAAGTCGGAACTTCTCTGTACCTATTTCCGGATCGAAAATCAGAAATGCTACGGAAATTATCCTTCGGAGAGGTCCTAACTTCCGAAAATCTACGCGAGTTAAAATCCAAGTTTCAATTATTAACCGACAAGGACGGTTTGAAAGGTTGGGTAGAATCTAAGGCGATTTTCAAGATAGGCGATCATGGAAGCTATTCGGTGGTTACGAAGGCTATCGATCGGCTTTTATACCAAGAGTCCACGTTTTCGGAGCTTGAATCCGTATTTTCCTATCTGACTCGCGTTGAAGAGGGACCGATTTTTAAAGGCGACGAATACCTTTTCTTAAAAATCAAAAGATTGGTCGTGCTACAGAGATATCTGGAGCAACTTCAATCGCCGGAGATACGCGGGAAGGCCACCTCGAAACTGGAGGAATTACTACGGCTTTTCCCTTCGGACGTCGGGGTTCAATCTAAGGACGGAGTATGGGGAGATGCTTTGACGAATACGAAAGACGGATCCAAAGTTCGTGTTCGTCCCCAGGCTTTCTGGCGAATCGCCGAGTCGTACCCGAATACGAAACCGGGAGATTTTGCCGCATATCTTGGGGTCAAGTATACGCCCGAAGTTAAGTGCGGTAAGGATCCGATTTGCGCCTTAAACGACGAAGCTTCCCGTCGATTAAAATATCTTTCCTTGAATCCGAACGGAAACTACGCGCGGATTTTTTCCAACCAAATTGATAAGCGACTACAGCAGTTTGTGAAAGATCGGGAAACGCTATTATGCGATACCAAATTGCCGAAGGCGGAAATTCTCGGCTCGTTCAAGACCAAAATCCAAGAACTTCCGTACCGTTACGGTAAGAAATTTCATTCGAAGCTGAAAATCATTTATGAGGAATGCGGTTCCAAGTGAAACTGGCGTCTAAGTTCTATCCCCGAAAAAAGGACTCCTCGTTCGCATCCATCGATCCCATCCTGATTCTTCATGGCTTATTCGGTTCCTCCAAGAATTGGGTTACTGTAGCCGAGTATCTGACGGAGTTTTCGGACGTCTATTGCCTGGATTTGAGAAATCACGGAGATTCGCCTCATTCTACCGAACATACGCTGGAAGCGATGGCGGCCGACGTGGACGAATTTCTCACGGATCGAAACATTTTATCGGCGATCTTGCTAGGTCACTCGATGGGCGGACTGACTGCAATGACCGTTTCCCTGAGGTTTCCGGATAAAGTTTCCCGATTATTGGTCGAGGACGTCGCCCCGAGAGACTACGAATTCGCGTACGAGGCCGAACTTTCCGCTTTAATGATCGACGTTTCCGATTCCAAATCCAGACAAGAGATAGATTCGAAAATGGCGGTTTACGTTCCGGATTCTTTCATTCGAAATTTTCTACTCATGAATTTAGAAAGGAAAGAAGAGGGCGGTTATCGCTGGAAGTTAAACGTAGAGGCCCTCGCAAAATCCCGGAGGATGTTCGAATCGCAGTTTGAAGCGAGGAAATCTCGATTTTCTAAGCCCGCTTTCTTTATTTTAGGGGCGGCTTCCGGTTACTTTCGCGAAGAAGATCGAGAGCCTACTATAGGATACTTTCCTAACGCTAAATTCTATAGCATTCCGGGCGGCGATCATTATATCCATTTTACGAAAGCGAAGGAATTTAAAGAGATCATCACCGGGATTTTTCATTCTAACGAGTTTTTCTCGGTAAAATCAAACTAGCCGTTCCTGCCAGGATCCAAAATAGTATCATTCCGATAGGCACTAATACCGTGAATCCTAGGTTGTAGACGGTTCCGAGAGTTCCCGTGGTAAGAATCGCACCTAATAGTGAGAGGCTTAGTCCCAAATCACTCGCAAGTATTCTCCTTCTAAAGAAAGGAATCACTTCCACCAAAAACACGGCAACCATCGAGCCGACCGTAAACGAGGAAATTTTTAAACCCAATTCCAGCAACCCCTTGGTCTTCTCTTCCGGTAAGGAAAAGAAAAAGAAAGAACTGAGAAATAAAAGAACTCCGAATAATAAGCTACCGCTTTTCGGACCTAGAAAATTCCATCCGAAATCAACTTTTGCGGTTAAGGAAAGGGAATTGATCGAACTTGATAATGTGGACATCGTCGAGGCTAAAATTCCGGACAGGAGCAATCCGAGCAACGGAGAGGGGACTTCCTCTATTAAGAATTCCGAAAATACCTTATCTTGATGAATCGGCTTGCCGGAATAATGAAAATAGAGTAGAGTTCCGATTCCGAGAAATAAAAGCATCTGGATGAAGACTGCGATTCCCGAAACAATCATTGCTTTTTTTGCGGCGTTTAAATTTTTTGCAGCTAACGCGCGTTGTATGAACATCTGATCGGCTCCATGGGTTCCTAAACTTAGCAAGGCTCCGCCTATAACGGCCCAGGGTAGAAAGTAGGTTGCGGTCGGTTTTTGCCACTCGATGATTCTAAATTTTCCCGCCTCCCAAGCCTGTAAAAAAGAAGCCTTACTATCGGAAACTTCAGAGAAAAGGAGTCCGAAAGCGAATACGCCTCCGAAAATATAAACGAAATATTGTAGGGTATCCACCCAAACTACGGATCGAAATCCTCCCTGCATCGTATAGGCCAAGGTCACTAGGGTAATGATCACCAACGAGATTGTTCCGATCCAATAGGATGAAATTAGGTTCGGAAACCGTCTTGCCAATACTAGCTCCAATAAAAGTGCAATCGGTAGCGTCGAGGCGTACAATCGAACTCCGTCGCCTAGAATCCTTGTGGCGGAAAAAAGGGCCGACATCGTTCTCTGAGAGTTTCTTCCGAATCTCTTTCCGACCCATTCATAGACGGACATAAAACCGCCGTGATAGGTAAGGGGAAGTAGGAAGGACGCGACGATCGTCCGGCCTAAAATATAACCTAATACGACTTGCAGAAACGTGAAATTACCGGCAAATGCGATCCCTGGAACCGCTAAAAATGTGAGAGCAGAGGTTTCCGTCGCTACAATGGAAAGTGAAAGCGGAACCCAAGCAAGAGTTCTGCCCGCTAAAAAAAATTCATGAGCATCCGGATTCTTTTTTCCGGTAGTCCAACCGGAGTAAAGGACGAGAGCGAAGTATAAAAGTACGACAACGGCATCTAACCAATCAAAATGCATACGAACGCATCGTTTCTTTTCATCCGGGAATGAAAAGAAGAAAAGCAAATGACGATCGCACAGGAGAACAAACAATGGCGATTACCAGGTCGATATGAGTCTGAAATATAAGTTCCAAGTTCAGGTTCCGGGAACATCCGCAAATCTTGGTTCCGGTTTCGACCTTTTCGGTCTCGCCTTTAAAATCTATAATCGCTTTTCGTTTGAATTCGGAGTATCCGAATCTTTCCGAAGCAGTGTCAAAGGATATGAGGTCCCGCCTTTTTCCGAGGACGAAGACTTGGTATTAGCCGCATATAAAAATTATTTTTCTCTTTTCATTCCGGAAATTTCCCCGCCGCCTTATTCGGTAAAGATGGAATTGGATCTTCCGATGAAGGGCGGTCTTGGATCCAGCGCCAG from Leptospira inadai serovar Lyme str. 10 encodes:
- a CDS encoding pyridoxal phosphate-dependent aminotransferase; its protein translation is MDWNARRLDVIEPSPTLAISAKAAELKKKGEDIVSFGAGEPDFETPAHIREAAKKAIDKGMTRYTAVSGTVELKDAIITKFKRDNGLDYTKNQIIVGTGGKQVIYNFFLATLNVGDEVIIPAPYWVSYADIVRLAEGNPIIIPTSKEQEFRISPTQLEQAITPKTKVVILNSPSNPTGSAYSRKELEALGEVILKHKLLVLSDDIYERIVFDGFEFTNIAMLSPELKELTFVANGVSKAYSMTGWRIGYGAGPVEIVRNMDTIQSQSTSNPSSISQAAAEAALISDQSCVDEMAKAFQKRRDLIIGLLRAIPGVEVNVPQGAFYVFPYLTKVYETQGFKKLLSSSEEESKSKVFCALLLEKYKVAAVPGIAFGDDNAVRLSYAMGEEDIKKGISRIAEMVRDLSQ
- a CDS encoding alpha/beta fold hydrolase; its protein translation is MKLASKFYPRKKDSSFASIDPILILHGLFGSSKNWVTVAEYLTEFSDVYCLDLRNHGDSPHSTEHTLEAMAADVDEFLTDRNILSAILLGHSMGGLTAMTVSLRFPDKVSRLLVEDVAPRDYEFAYEAELSALMIDVSDSKSRQEIDSKMAVYVPDSFIRNFLLMNLERKEEGGYRWKLNVEALAKSRRMFESQFEARKSRFSKPAFFILGAASGYFREEDREPTIGYFPNAKFYSIPGGDHYIHFTKAKEFKEIITGIFHSNEFFSVKSN
- a CDS encoding sodium:solute symporter family transporter yields the protein MHFDWLDAVVVLLYFALVLYSGWTTGKKNPDAHEFFLAGRTLAWVPLSLSIVATETSALTFLAVPGIAFAGNFTFLQVVLGYILGRTIVASFLLPLTYHGGFMSVYEWVGKRFGRNSQRTMSALFSATRILGDGVRLYASTLPIALLLELVLARRFPNLISSYWIGTISLVIITLVTLAYTMQGGFRSVVWVDTLQYFVYIFGGVFAFGLLFSEVSDSKASFLQAWEAGKFRIIEWQKPTATYFLPWAVIGGALLSLGTHGADQMFIQRALAAKNLNAAKKAMIVSGIAVFIQMLLFLGIGTLLYFHYSGKPIHQDKVFSEFLIEEVPSPLLGLLLSGILASTMSTLSSSINSLSLTAKVDFGWNFLGPKSGSLLFGVLLFLSSFFFFSLPEEKTKGLLELGLKISSFTVGSMVAVFLVEVIPFFRRRILASDLGLSLSLLGAILTTGTLGTVYNLGFTVLVPIGMILFWILAGTASLILPRKTR